Part of the Armatimonadia bacterium genome is shown below.
GTCTGCGCCTCCGTGCCAGCGCAGATAGGTCTCGTAGTCCTCAGCCTGCATGCTGCCCACGAGAGCGGAGTCGGGCGCCTGCTGCCGCAGGTAGTCCGTCCTGACCTCAACAGGCATCTGCTTGCGGGCACTGCGGTCTGCCGAGGGCGTGATCTGAAGCGAGTCCCGGTCGGCGAAGAGCACGTCGCCGACACCCTCCGCAACGAGGATCGCAAAATCCCGTCCCAACCACACATGCCAGGAGATACTGCGCCCGACCTGGCTCGTCGCGATCTCGAAGGTGCCCGGCGCTCCCGCCACAAAGTCCTCCTCCACTTGTGCCACAGCCTCCTCGACCAGTTCCGACAGGCTCTGCGGAGGACGGCTGCAGGCGGCACGAGAGAAGCGGCTGAAGCGCGAGAGCGAGTGAAGGCCGAACAACAGCACCACGAAGCCGATCACCGCAAACAGAATCTGCCCACCGTCATCGAGGGCGTTGTGAAGGGTCGCGCCAATGAGCCACGTGGCCAGGGCCACCATCGAGAAACCGTCGACGGCCATCCCTGCCAGCGACCATGTCAGCAGGTTCAGAACGCCCGACGCGACCATGATGAGCCCGATCAGCGCCAACAGGCCGTTCACCGGCGCCTGGCTCATGGACCAGCCGCCAAGGAAGACGGCGGCCAATCCGATGGGGATCGCCCGCAGCGCCGAGAGCCGAAGCGCACGTGTCACCGTCATGTAGTCTGCGGCGGTCTGCAGTTGCTCGAGCAGCGACGAAGTCTCCATAGGCTGGTCCCTCGACGGTACAGAGTTCATAGTTAACATTGGCTCAATATTAGCTCATTATGCCACGCGACGGCTCATACTGCAAGCGGAAAGAAGGCCGCGAGTCCTCTCTGGGATTCGCGGCCTTCTTGGTGACTTCCTGGGGCGGCGCCCTGCCATCCGCCTGCCTAGTCGCTGATCTCCGTGCCCTCGGCGAGACGCAGGAGGTCCTCTTGCGGTTCCTCCTCAGGAAGCGGCTCGCACTGATTGCACAGGACTCGCCGCCAGCGATCGACGCAGGTGATGCAGATGATGGCCGCCAGGACCATCATGATGATCGTGAGCGCCGCCTTGACGAGATCGGGCTGCGGCGCCGTGAGTACCTTCTCGGTGAACTGCACGCCGGAAGTGAACACGGTCACGGCCATGAAGAGGAAGGGCACGAAGGTAGTGAGCGCGTAGACGCGCTTCGCCGAGTTGCGCAGGATGTAGGTCGTTCCGATCGCAAGAGCGATGCAGCCGAGAAGCTGGTTCGCGACGCCGAACATCGGCCAGATCGTCATGACCGAGCCGCCATGGAGCAGGTAGAACCAGGCGAAGCTGACCGCGAAGCTCGTGAGGATCACGCCGGGCAGCCACGTGCCCTGCTGGAACTTGGCGTTCACCCGACCCAGCATCTCCTGCACGATGAAGCGGGCGACACGCGTGCCGGTGTCGATGGTGGTGAGGATGAACAGAGCCTCGAACATGATCGCGAAGTGGTACCAGTAGGACATGAGGCCGTCCATGCCCGGCAGGCGGCGGAAGATCGTGGCCATACCGACGGCGAGAGTGACAGCGCCTCCGGTCCGGCCGACGAGGGTCTTCTCGCCAACCTCCTGCGCCATCTGTCCGAGGGCGCCCAGGGTCTCTGGAGAGCTCGGGAACTTGAGCGGGTCGGCGTTGATGGCGAAGTAGTGCTCCGGGATCAGGGTGCAGGCGGCGACCAGGGCCAGCAGACCGACGAAGCCCTCAACTAGCATGCCACCGTAGCCGATCGGTCGGATGTCCGCCTCGCTGCTGATCATCTTCGGCGTGGTGCCGGAGCCGATCAGTGCGTGGAAGCCGGAGATCGCACCGCAGGCGATGGTGAGACAGACATAGGGCCATACCGGACCGGGGATGATCGGACCGTTGCCCTGCATGTACTGCGTCGTCGCCGGCATGTGCATGTGCGGCGCGACGATGAAGATGCCCAGGGTGAGCAGGAGCACCGTGCCCAGCTTCATGTAGGTCGACAAGTAGTCACGCGGGCACAGGAGCATCCACACCGGCAGCACTGCGGCGACGAACCCATAGGCGGGCAGCACGTACTCGAGTTCGTTCTTGCTGAGCCGCAGGTAATGCGCAAAGCCGCTCTGGGCGATGGGGTTCCCCGCCAGGACAGCGAGCAGCAGCAGAACAACGCCGATCACCGAGGCTTCAGCGATCTTGCCCGGCCGGATCTTGTACATCCACTGGCCCATCAGGAAGGCGATCG
Proteins encoded:
- a CDS encoding carbon starvation protein A — protein: MPANYLLALGLCAFALAYRYYGAFLAAKVAVTNPDKPTPAYTLRDGKDYHPTNKWVLFGHHFAAIAGAGPLVGPVLAAQYGYLPGAIWILVGSIFAGGVHDYIILYASVRNKGESISKIAERYLGPVAGWCTAFAVLFIIIVALAGLAMVVVNALMESAWGVFTIGASIPIAFLMGQWMYKIRPGKIAEASVIGVVLLLLAVLAGNPIAQSGFAHYLRLSKNELEYVLPAYGFVAAVLPVWMLLCPRDYLSTYMKLGTVLLLTLGIFIVAPHMHMPATTQYMQGNGPIIPGPVWPYVCLTIACGAISGFHALIGSGTTPKMISSEADIRPIGYGGMLVEGFVGLLALVAACTLIPEHYFAINADPLKFPSSPETLGALGQMAQEVGEKTLVGRTGGAVTLAVGMATIFRRLPGMDGLMSYWYHFAIMFEALFILTTIDTGTRVARFIVQEMLGRVNAKFQQGTWLPGVILTSFAVSFAWFYLLHGGSVMTIWPMFGVANQLLGCIALAIGTTYILRNSAKRVYALTTFVPFLFMAVTVFTSGVQFTEKVLTAPQPDLVKAALTIIMMVLAAIICITCVDRWRRVLCNQCEPLPEEEPQEDLLRLAEGTEISD